Proteins co-encoded in one Halorussus vallis genomic window:
- a CDS encoding alpha/beta hydrolase, whose protein sequence is MPELHPEASAFLETVDALPQPPRYALTVESAREALRELFADAERDAEVEEMSEFTIPGPVGNLPVRLYTPRANAPHPTLVFYHGGGWVVGDLDTHDNVCRALCAGADCAVVSVDYRLAPEHPFPAAVEDAYAALKWVAEHGEGATLDTDRLAVGGDSAGGNLAAATALLARDRNGPALTHQSLIYPAVASMGVQEFPSYEENGRGYLLEMPGMEWYWERYVQSRVHERNPYLAPLLASDHSDLPPATVLTAGFDPLRDEGQAYADRLEAAGVPVERHHHEGQIHGFVSLTDFMSSADDALDDLAADLRTAFEA, encoded by the coding sequence ATGCCAGAATTGCACCCGGAGGCCAGCGCCTTCTTGGAAACCGTCGACGCCCTTCCGCAACCGCCCCGCTACGCGCTCACCGTCGAGAGCGCCCGCGAGGCGCTGCGGGAACTGTTCGCCGACGCAGAACGGGACGCCGAGGTCGAGGAAATGAGCGAGTTTACGATCCCCGGTCCGGTGGGGAATCTCCCCGTCCGCCTGTACACACCACGGGCCAACGCGCCGCACCCGACGCTGGTGTTCTACCACGGCGGCGGCTGGGTGGTCGGCGATCTGGACACCCACGACAATGTCTGCAGGGCGCTGTGTGCTGGCGCCGACTGCGCGGTCGTCAGCGTCGACTACCGTCTCGCGCCCGAGCATCCGTTCCCCGCAGCTGTCGAGGACGCCTACGCGGCCCTGAAGTGGGTCGCCGAGCACGGCGAGGGAGCGACGCTGGATACGGATCGCCTCGCCGTGGGCGGCGACAGCGCCGGAGGGAACCTCGCCGCCGCGACCGCCCTACTGGCCCGCGACCGCAACGGGCCGGCCCTGACTCACCAGTCCCTGATTTACCCTGCCGTAGCGTCGATGGGCGTCCAGGAGTTCCCGAGTTACGAGGAGAACGGCCGGGGCTACCTGCTGGAGATGCCCGGGATGGAGTGGTACTGGGAGCGGTACGTCCAGTCGCGGGTCCACGAGCGCAATCCGTACCTTGCGCCACTGCTGGCAAGCGACCATTCGGACCTCCCGCCCGCGACGGTCCTCACGGCCGGATTCGATCCTCTCAGGGACGAAGGCCAAGCCTATGCCGACCGTTTGGAGGCGGCTGGTGTCCCCGTCGAACGACACCACCATGAGGGACAGATCCACGGGTTCGTCAGCCTAACTGACTTCATGAGCTCGGCTGACGACGCGCTGGACGACCTCGCCGCCGACCTGCGGACGGCATTCGAGGCGTAG
- a CDS encoding PKD domain-containing protein, whose product MAAGGAGLLGVGALQTSGKTQSSGLSRDSYTIMSGTEQETTVRVTRASESGPTALVVGGMHGNEAAGYLAAEEIAQWDIDRGTLVTIPRANALAVTQDQRVADGGVDLNRQFPTGETPETELARAVWGVVERFAPDVVVDLHESTGIWDGDMVGGVGQALFHSWGDAARQEAEAATRYVNEHYVSERRYEFGVAPFSAPDRGLDGLFSHKAARDAGATGYLAEVTTQGVPVDQRVKWHQHLVRQLVEDELFATGDGGGGDGDDGSGDGDGGSDGGGDGSGDGGSGDGSDGSGDGGEDGSEDGSGDGGSGDAPNEAPTAEIQTTPKDAASEPIGSDETVTLDAGTSTDPNGDSDIATYRWDLDGDGTFDATGETVEMTPPSVCGRFTVTLEVEDENGKTDTAQQTFVLA is encoded by the coding sequence ATGGCTGCAGGCGGTGCGGGACTACTCGGCGTCGGTGCGCTCCAGACGAGCGGCAAGACCCAGAGCAGCGGTCTTTCGCGGGACTCGTACACCATTATGAGCGGTACCGAGCAAGAGACGACGGTACGCGTGACGCGGGCCAGCGAGTCCGGTCCGACCGCGCTCGTGGTCGGCGGGATGCACGGCAACGAGGCCGCGGGCTATCTGGCCGCAGAAGAGATAGCCCAGTGGGACATCGACCGCGGGACGCTGGTGACCATCCCCCGGGCGAACGCGCTCGCCGTAACGCAGGACCAGCGCGTCGCCGACGGCGGCGTCGACCTGAACCGCCAGTTCCCGACCGGCGAAACCCCCGAAACCGAACTCGCCCGGGCCGTCTGGGGCGTCGTCGAGCGGTTCGCCCCGGACGTGGTCGTCGACCTCCACGAGTCGACCGGCATCTGGGACGGCGACATGGTCGGCGGCGTGGGGCAAGCGCTGTTCCACTCGTGGGGCGACGCGGCCAGACAGGAAGCCGAAGCCGCGACCCGGTACGTGAACGAACACTATGTCTCCGAACGGCGCTACGAGTTCGGCGTCGCGCCGTTCTCCGCTCCCGACCGGGGGCTGGACGGCCTGTTCAGCCACAAGGCCGCCCGCGACGCCGGCGCGACGGGCTACCTCGCCGAGGTCACGACGCAGGGCGTCCCCGTCGACCAGCGGGTGAAGTGGCACCAGCACCTCGTCCGCCAACTGGTCGAGGACGAACTGTTCGCGACGGGCGACGGAGGCGGCGGGGACGGAGACGACGGAAGCGGAGATGGCGACGGTGGTAGCGACGGCGGCGGAGACGGCAGTGGCGACGGTGGCAGTGGAGATGGAAGTGACGGAAGTGGCGACGGCGGCGAAGACGGTAGCGAAGACGGTAGCGGAGACGGCGGGTCCGGCGACGCGCCGAACGAGGCACCGACCGCCGAGATACAGACCACGCCGAAGGACGCCGCCTCCGAACCCATCGGCTCGGACGAGACGGTGACCCTCGACGCCGGTACCTCGACCGACCCGAACGGTGACAGCGACATCGCGACTTACCGCTGGGACCTGGACGGCGACGGAACGTTCGACGCGACCGGCGAAACCGTCGAGATGACGCCGCCGTCGGTCTGCGGGCGGTTCACGGTGACCCTCGAAGTCGAGGACGAGAACGGGAAGACGGACACCGCCCAGCAGACGTTCGTCCTGGCATAG
- a CDS encoding DUF389 domain-containing protein, which produces MALRTDRRDASLVAFPLPSGAVEEIMSQLREVGVDTDRYTMISNLEAALTSNFDELEKRYTEGPDAESRVARGELRTAAREIEPDRTMFMVQAVLSATVAAAGLLLDSAIAIVGSMVISPFTSSLLSAALGAIIGDWNLSLDGLKSQVLGLTLAALAAGGGGLIAREAALVQPNRAVLHMHQITQFSSPNLLLLTIAVTAGAASAIGLATNQGVVLAGVAVAAAVVPSAATVGLGLAWQQPSVAFGAFLLLLLNIVSINVTSAVTFLLLGYRPSVLKDDR; this is translated from the coding sequence GTGGCGCTCCGTACGGACCGGCGCGACGCCAGCCTCGTTGCCTTTCCGCTCCCGTCCGGCGCCGTCGAAGAGATAATGAGCCAACTGCGGGAGGTGGGCGTCGACACCGACCGGTACACCATGATCAGCAACCTCGAAGCCGCGCTCACGTCGAACTTCGACGAACTGGAGAAGCGCTACACCGAAGGCCCCGACGCGGAGTCGCGCGTCGCTCGCGGCGAACTCCGGACGGCCGCTCGCGAGATCGAACCGGACCGAACGATGTTCATGGTCCAGGCTGTCCTGAGCGCGACCGTGGCGGCCGCGGGCCTCCTGCTCGACTCCGCGATCGCCATCGTCGGCTCGATGGTGATCTCGCCGTTCACCAGTTCGCTACTGTCCGCCGCCCTCGGCGCTATCATCGGCGACTGGAACCTCTCGCTGGACGGGTTGAAATCGCAGGTGCTCGGCCTGACGCTCGCGGCCCTCGCCGCCGGCGGCGGCGGTCTCATCGCCCGCGAAGCCGCGCTCGTACAGCCGAACCGCGCGGTCCTCCACATGCACCAGATTACGCAGTTCAGTTCGCCGAACCTGCTGTTGCTCACGATCGCGGTCACCGCGGGGGCCGCCAGTGCGATCGGCCTGGCGACGAACCAGGGAGTCGTGCTCGCCGGGGTGGCCGTCGCCGCCGCGGTCGTTCCCTCGGCCGCCACCGTCGGACTCGGCCTCGCCTGGCAGCAGCCCTCCGTCGCGTTCGGCGCGTTCCTCCTCTTACTCCTCAACATCGTGTCCATCAACGTCACCTCCGCCGTCACGTTCCTCCTGTTGGGCTATCGACCGTCGG